A stretch of Lysinibacillus agricola DNA encodes these proteins:
- a CDS encoding ATP-binding protein translates to MYITYSKPSLGIDLKEENGEWVVTSSYNKQLEDGIRISEGDVILSVNNMQTEDVPNVKHDHLIRTASLLTIMKPNEQIIDVRISRFDVLEQYYYYILIIPACYFFLTLIIVFYLYFKQKNTSLLCLLILFMLTVSMAYVSIGSSGALNSIGVIVNRGSMLLCLVLLLHFLRNYYTFLKTNWLLSNNIKLFYILPVIAMILGGTGIIYPAINNLLSNIVLAVFFIFLIIILSILLLSYFKYKSPQLKILLISILIPFLPFLFLYALPYILFHQSILSAEISALFLLLIPFSFIFTQLAERLFDIEYHITRLRYYVIFSLIFTVWFIVGLYWIAGKYLTMTVISGVSFFTFSSLVVLFYIKEKVDYRKRKILFSTKGDYIHQLYTAVDKIGKTIKIDELLEKFAHEVSLHLELEHVFVLTYDYDTKQFTSTVEGRLPINPVLMEDIKLGEIKKFDQVYLAFLHQDAHYKRVLVLGHNNSIHLKDEELLWLELLLLYVNNFIENTKMVEELLEELKHMRQAGDSQLPWLNKLLWLRFEEEKYQLAQELHDTNLQEQLHIAREVDVLINAKDTTDIQRKLAKIHKQMVTSLHDLRAYCENLKPPLLDTLGLNAALEKLIRKVIERASFVLIYTIDRLYLEDERMNLMIYRLFQELLNNALKHSYATTVEIHLQEWDDGFEIIYKDDGVGCNVNDIIVAESMGLRGMQERVKAFNGHFYIDSQANEGMSIRITVKEGSDTLDYDAHSG, encoded by the coding sequence ATGTATATTACTTATAGCAAGCCTTCTTTGGGTATAGATTTAAAAGAAGAAAATGGGGAATGGGTAGTAACTAGTTCATATAATAAACAATTAGAGGATGGAATTCGAATTTCTGAAGGGGATGTTATTTTAAGTGTAAATAACATGCAAACAGAGGATGTCCCTAATGTAAAACATGATCATTTAATACGTACGGCAAGCTTACTAACAATAATGAAGCCTAACGAACAAATAATTGATGTGAGAATTAGTAGATTTGATGTACTAGAGCAATATTATTATTATATATTGATAATACCTGCCTGTTACTTTTTTTTAACACTAATTATTGTGTTTTACTTATATTTTAAACAAAAAAATACATCTCTTTTATGTTTACTTATATTATTTATGCTCACTGTTTCCATGGCTTATGTTAGCATTGGTTCATCCGGCGCTCTAAACAGTATTGGTGTAATCGTTAACCGTGGTAGCATGTTGCTATGCTTAGTGTTATTACTCCATTTCTTAAGGAATTATTATACATTTTTAAAAACAAATTGGTTGCTTTCTAACAATATAAAATTGTTTTATATACTCCCTGTGATAGCAATGATATTGGGTGGCACTGGCATTATTTACCCTGCTATTAATAATTTACTTTCGAATATTGTACTAGCTGTGTTCTTCATTTTCCTTATTATCATACTTAGTATTTTATTGCTAAGCTATTTCAAATATAAATCGCCTCAGTTAAAAATTTTATTAATTAGTATACTGATTCCGTTTCTGCCATTCCTTTTTCTATATGCACTCCCTTACATTTTATTTCATCAATCTATACTTTCAGCAGAAATTAGTGCTCTATTTTTATTGTTAATTCCGTTTAGTTTTATTTTTACGCAATTAGCAGAGCGGCTATTTGATATTGAATACCATATTACAAGACTCCGTTACTATGTAATTTTTTCGTTGATTTTTACTGTGTGGTTTATAGTTGGTTTGTATTGGATTGCAGGGAAATATTTAACGATGACCGTAATATCAGGTGTTTCATTTTTTACTTTTTCATCGTTAGTTGTTCTTTTTTACATAAAAGAGAAAGTCGATTACCGAAAACGAAAAATCTTATTTTCGACAAAAGGGGATTATATACATCAGTTATATACGGCAGTAGATAAGATTGGTAAAACAATAAAAATAGATGAGCTTCTAGAGAAATTTGCTCATGAAGTTTCTCTACATCTTGAGCTTGAGCATGTATTTGTATTAACTTATGATTATGACACAAAGCAATTTACATCAACGGTTGAGGGTAGGCTCCCGATTAATCCGGTGTTAATGGAAGATATAAAATTAGGGGAAATTAAAAAATTTGACCAAGTATATCTAGCCTTCCTCCATCAAGATGCGCATTATAAAAGAGTATTAGTATTGGGACATAACAATTCAATTCATTTAAAAGATGAAGAGCTTCTATGGCTTGAATTGCTCTTATTATATGTAAATAATTTCATTGAAAATACTAAGATGGTGGAAGAACTTTTAGAGGAACTAAAACATATGAGGCAGGCCGGTGATAGTCAATTACCTTGGTTAAACAAGTTATTATGGTTAAGGTTTGAAGAGGAGAAATATCAATTAGCTCAAGAACTACATGATACAAATTTGCAAGAGCAGCTTCATATTGCTCGAGAGGTTGATGTCCTTATCAATGCGAAGGATACAACAGATATCCAGCGAAAACTTGCAAAAATTCATAAGCAGATGGTTACATCCTTACATGATTTAAGAGCTTATTGTGAAAATTTGAAGCCCCCATTATTAGACACATTAGGGCTAAATGCAGCATTAGAAAAGCTAATTCGCAAAGTAATAGAAAGAGCTAGTTTTGTGTTAATTTATACGATAGATCGCCTTTATTTAGAGGATGAGCGTATGAATTTAATGATCTATCGACTATTTCAAGAATTACTCAACAATGCTTTAAAACATTCCTATGCAACAACAGTTGAAATTCATCTTCAAGAATGGGACGATGGTTTCGAAATCATTTACAAGGATGATGGTGTAGGCTGCAATGTTAATGATATTATTGTCGCAGAATCGATGGGACTTCGGGGTATGCAAGAGCGTGTAAAGGCCTTTAACGGGCATTTTTACATCGATTCACAGGCTAATGAAGGAATGTCTATTAGAATTACAGTAAAAGAAGGAAGTGACACACTTGATTACGATGCTCATAGTGGATGA
- the comX gene encoding competence pheromone ComX — protein MINVIQHLEKNPELVALLKEQKASLIGISAIEQKAILDSFEEKVCLENGFWN, from the coding sequence ATGATTAATGTAATTCAACATCTAGAAAAGAACCCAGAGCTAGTTGCTCTATTAAAGGAACAAAAAGCCTCATTAATTGGAATTTCAGCTATTGAGCAAAAAGCGATACTTGACTCGTTTGAAGAAAAAGTATGCTTAGAAAATGGATTTTGGAACTAA
- a CDS encoding polyprenyl synthetase family protein, with product MIDEQINESLDILIKNEALIGHKLRSMLESFKEEKKIVGYSFGKLCYLHYEAFTDCLNEDIYKVAAAIELLILSFDIIDDLQDKDSDYTWSETPELSLNVALAMLVMASKTIHETSFKHKNTAIQILEDYALRSINGQQLDLLNICRDEESYLQMIDQKSGSLTAMGCLIGEVLAKGEISPEVEEYGKYIGIIQQIKNDIQSLKTWGPKNDLLNKRYSLPIIYLLSQKNDVSKSVINYYNNDIVAFLDNNATENELTNGGAIRYAITIKNVYKLKALNILENVAINELGKNYLNKLMK from the coding sequence GTGATAGACGAACAAATTAATGAATCATTGGACATTCTTATTAAAAATGAGGCATTGATAGGCCATAAACTACGGTCGATGCTAGAAAGTTTTAAAGAAGAGAAGAAAATAGTAGGCTATTCATTTGGTAAGCTATGTTATTTGCATTATGAAGCATTTACAGATTGTTTGAACGAGGACATCTATAAAGTAGCCGCAGCTATTGAACTTCTAATTTTGTCTTTTGATATTATCGATGACTTGCAGGACAAGGATTCGGACTACACTTGGAGTGAAACACCTGAATTATCATTAAATGTTGCTTTAGCTATGCTAGTGATGGCTTCTAAAACTATTCATGAGACTTCCTTTAAACACAAAAATACTGCTATTCAAATACTAGAGGATTATGCATTACGGAGTATAAACGGTCAGCAGCTAGATTTACTCAATATTTGTAGGGATGAGGAATCATATTTACAAATGATTGACCAAAAGTCTGGTTCTTTAACAGCAATGGGTTGCTTAATTGGTGAAGTTCTTGCAAAAGGAGAAATATCTCCTGAGGTTGAGGAGTATGGGAAATACATAGGTATTATCCAACAAATTAAAAACGATATTCAAAGTTTAAAAACTTGGGGACCTAAAAATGACTTGCTAAATAAAAGATACTCACTGCCTATTATTTATCTTTTATCACAGAAAAATGATGTTTCAAAATCTGTTATAAACTATTATAATAATGATATAGTTGCATTTTTGGATAATAATGCTACGGAAAACGAGTTGACAAATGGTGGTGCAATACGTTATGCAATTACTATTAAAAATGTTTATAAGTTAAAAGCATTAAATATTCTTGAAAATGTAGCTATAAACGAATTGGGTAAAAACTACCTAAATAAACTAATGAAATGA
- a CDS encoding antibiotic biosynthesis monooxygenase family protein: MFVQIKRIVVTEGNSDKVVERFGAKKDGPTLLEQQPGFIDKQVLVKKVRRGDEEVLIVVRWESEEAWKNWEKSPEHIAGHKASAGKPKPEHIIESGQEVYYVKG, translated from the coding sequence ATGTTTGTACAAATTAAACGGATTGTCGTGACGGAAGGTAATTCGGATAAAGTTGTTGAGCGTTTTGGTGCCAAAAAAGATGGTCCAACATTGCTTGAACAACAACCGGGCTTTATTGATAAGCAAGTACTTGTAAAAAAAGTACGCCGTGGTGATGAGGAAGTGCTAATTGTGGTTCGTTGGGAATCAGAAGAAGCATGGAAAAACTGGGAGAAGAGCCCTGAGCATATTGCTGGTCATAAAGCAAGTGCTGGTAAACCGAAACCCGAACACATCATCGAAAGCGGTCAAGAAGTTTATTATGTAAAAGGTTAA
- a CDS encoding siderophore ABC transporter substrate-binding protein, producing MKNWKLLTVLMAMMLLVLAACGSKDDAKKEDTGSKTDSKPAEEQKEEASTYPITIPAIKDGEDNFKEVTLDKIPENVVVFDYGFLDTLDALDVKIAGLPQKSVPEYLSKYTDTTYVNVGSLKEPDFEAISSMNPDIIFISGRQASAYDELSKIAPTVYVGVDDKNFVESFKEKTELAGKIFGKEKEAADAFAAYEAKVEEVKAKTASAEEKALIVLANEGSLSAYGPGSRFGVIHDVYGVKAADEKIEASTHGATASFEYVRDTNPDILFVVDRDAAVNPEGESGTKAAIENEIVGATNAAKNGKIFYLDPQVWYLSGGGLTSETQKVDDVLKAFN from the coding sequence ATGAAAAATTGGAAATTACTTACTGTATTAATGGCGATGATGCTATTAGTATTAGCTGCTTGCGGCTCAAAGGACGATGCAAAAAAAGAGGATACAGGTTCTAAAACTGATAGTAAGCCTGCTGAAGAGCAAAAAGAAGAGGCTTCAACTTACCCAATTACAATCCCAGCTATTAAAGACGGTGAAGATAATTTCAAAGAAGTAACTCTTGATAAAATTCCAGAAAATGTTGTTGTATTTGACTATGGTTTCCTTGATACTTTAGATGCTTTAGATGTTAAAATTGCGGGTCTTCCACAAAAATCAGTTCCTGAATACTTAAGCAAATATACTGATACAACTTATGTGAATGTTGGTTCTTTAAAAGAGCCTGATTTTGAAGCAATCTCTTCAATGAATCCAGATATTATTTTCATCTCTGGTCGTCAAGCATCAGCTTACGATGAATTATCTAAAATTGCGCCAACTGTATATGTAGGTGTAGATGATAAAAATTTCGTGGAGTCATTTAAAGAAAAAACAGAATTAGCTGGTAAAATCTTTGGTAAAGAAAAAGAAGCTGCTGATGCATTTGCTGCATATGAAGCAAAAGTAGAGGAAGTTAAAGCTAAAACAGCTTCAGCTGAAGAAAAAGCTTTAATCGTTCTAGCAAATGAAGGTTCATTATCTGCATATGGTCCTGGTTCACGTTTCGGTGTTATCCATGACGTATATGGTGTAAAAGCTGCTGATGAAAAAATTGAAGCTTCTACACACGGTGCTACCGCATCATTTGAATATGTGCGTGATACAAACCCAGATATCCTATTTGTAGTTGACCGTGATGCTGCTGTAAATCCAGAAGGTGAATCTGGTACAAAAGCTGCGATTGAAAACGAAATCGTTGGAGCAACGAACGCTGCTAAAAACGGTAAAATCTTCTATTTAGATCCACAAGTTTGGTATTTATCTGGTGGCGGTTTAACTTCTGAAACTCAAAAAGTAGATGACGTTTTAAAGGCTTTTAACTAA
- a CDS encoding ABC transporter ATP-binding protein, which translates to MIQVKELTKYFGKKPVIQDVSVDVAPGKITSFIGPNGAGKSTLLSMVSRLLNADTGEVLLDKSDVRRWKSDDFAKRVSILKQSNYMNVRLTIRELVSFGRFPYSKGNLKPEDELKVDEAIQYMNLDDLQHDYLDELSGGQRQRAFIAMVIAQDTDYILLDEPLNNLDMKHSVQIMKILRKLVDELGKTVVIVLHDINFASVYSDHIVALKNGRVVKDGPTNDIINSDALKEIYDMDIPVQEQDGCRICVYFNA; encoded by the coding sequence ATGATCCAAGTAAAAGAACTTACCAAGTATTTTGGAAAAAAACCGGTCATTCAAGATGTCAGTGTAGACGTTGCACCAGGGAAAATTACGTCTTTTATCGGACCAAATGGTGCAGGTAAATCAACATTGCTTTCAATGGTAAGCCGTTTACTTAATGCAGATACTGGGGAAGTATTACTCGACAAGTCAGATGTACGTCGTTGGAAATCAGATGACTTCGCAAAGCGTGTATCGATTTTAAAGCAATCGAACTATATGAATGTCAGACTAACAATTCGTGAGCTTGTTTCATTCGGGCGTTTCCCTTATTCAAAAGGGAATTTAAAGCCAGAGGATGAGCTAAAGGTAGACGAAGCAATTCAATATATGAATTTAGATGATCTTCAACATGATTATTTGGATGAATTATCGGGCGGTCAACGTCAACGTGCGTTTATCGCAATGGTTATCGCACAGGATACAGATTATATTCTGCTTGATGAGCCGCTTAACAACTTGGACATGAAGCACTCTGTGCAAATCATGAAGATTCTGCGAAAGCTAGTTGATGAACTAGGAAAAACAGTTGTCATCGTATTACACGATATTAACTTTGCTTCTGTATATTCTGATCATATCGTTGCTTTAAAGAATGGACGTGTTGTCAAAGACGGTCCAACAAATGACATCATTAATTCAGATGCTTTAAAGGAAATCTATGATATGGACATTCCTGTTCAAGAACAGGATGGCTGTCGCATTTGTGTCTATTTTAACGCATAA
- a CDS encoding iron chelate uptake ABC transporter family permease subunit codes for MRNRTKMLVLLGLAVVFILLYVFYELNGNYHYAFPRRLIKVVAMSLTGIAIAYSTVVFQTITHNRILTPSVMGLDALYLMVQTIIFYFFGSMSVFVINAQYNFLLAVTAMIVFALIFYRVLFKEGKRPIYFLLLVGMIVGTFLGSVTTFFQVLIDPNEFLSLQSKMFASFNNVNSDLVWLAGVVILITFIYGWRHMSQLDVMSLGRDTAINLGVPYDKLVQRMLIVSSVLIAVSTALVGPITFFGLIVANLSYQFFKTYKHSVLIAGSCVMSIVALVGGQWMVERIFNFDTTLSVIINFVGGVYFIYLLLKESRSAG; via the coding sequence ATGCGTAATCGTACAAAGATGTTGGTTTTATTAGGTCTCGCAGTAGTCTTTATCTTACTGTATGTATTTTATGAGCTAAATGGCAACTACCATTATGCGTTCCCACGCCGCCTTATTAAAGTGGTAGCGATGTCGTTAACAGGGATTGCGATTGCATATTCAACCGTGGTCTTCCAAACGATTACACATAACCGTATTTTAACGCCAAGTGTAATGGGACTCGATGCTTTATATTTGATGGTTCAAACAATCATCTTCTACTTCTTTGGTTCTATGTCGGTATTCGTAATTAACGCTCAATACAATTTTTTACTTGCTGTTACAGCGATGATTGTCTTTGCGTTAATTTTCTATCGTGTATTGTTCAAGGAAGGAAAACGTCCGATTTATTTCTTGCTGCTCGTCGGCATGATTGTCGGAACATTTTTAGGAAGCGTAACAACATTCTTCCAAGTATTGATTGATCCGAATGAATTTTTAAGCTTACAAAGTAAAATGTTTGCAAGCTTTAACAATGTTAATTCGGATTTGGTATGGCTTGCAGGTGTCGTCATACTCATTACCTTTATTTATGGCTGGCGTCATATGAGTCAATTAGACGTAATGTCTCTTGGGCGTGATACAGCAATTAATTTAGGGGTACCATATGATAAGCTTGTACAGCGCATGCTCATAGTTTCTTCGGTATTAATTGCCGTGTCTACAGCTCTTGTTGGACCAATTACATTCTTTGGTTTAATCGTAGCGAATTTATCGTATCAATTTTTCAAGACGTACAAGCATTCTGTGTTAATCGCAGGGTCTTGTGTAATGAGTATTGTTGCTTTAGTCGGTGGACAGTGGATGGTCGAACGTATTTTTAACTTCGATACAACACTCAGCGTTATTATAAACTTTGTAGGTGGCGTATACTTCATCTACTTATTATTGAAGGAAAGTAGGTCAGCGGGATGA
- a CDS encoding ABC transporter permease has translation MKIRYLLTATVVLSIVSLFIGVVNIKPSDLLDFGSEETRLFFISRIPRLVAILLAGAGMSIAGLIMQSLSRNKFVSPTTAGTLDATKLGVLISMMFFTNVTYFQKISFAFIFALAGTLLFMQILNRIKFKDAIFIPLIGLMFGNILSSITTFFAYKADIIQNISAWLQGDFSLMMKGRYELLYISVPVLIIAYIYANRFTVAGMGEDFAKNLGLSYKFVVNLGLVLVALISTTVVLTVGVIPFLGLIIPNIISLFKGDNLAKTLPHTALLGMSFLLFCDIIGRVLIFPYEIPISMTVGVIGSAIFLFMLFRGKAYA, from the coding sequence ATGAAAATAAGATATCTTTTAACAGCAACTGTAGTGTTGTCAATTGTGTCACTATTTATCGGTGTAGTGAATATTAAACCTAGTGACCTTTTAGACTTCGGATCAGAAGAAACTAGACTATTCTTTATTAGTCGTATACCAAGACTTGTAGCAATTTTGTTAGCAGGAGCAGGTATGAGTATTGCTGGTTTAATTATGCAAAGCTTAAGTAGGAATAAGTTCGTGTCACCAACGACAGCAGGTACTTTAGATGCCACAAAGTTGGGTGTACTAATTTCGATGATGTTTTTCACAAATGTCACGTACTTTCAAAAAATTTCCTTCGCTTTCATATTTGCTTTAGCCGGCACATTATTGTTTATGCAAATATTAAATCGAATAAAGTTTAAAGATGCGATCTTTATACCGCTTATTGGCTTAATGTTTGGGAATATCCTTTCGTCGATTACAACGTTCTTTGCGTATAAGGCGGATATTATCCAAAACATTTCTGCATGGTTACAAGGAGATTTCTCATTAATGATGAAAGGTCGATATGAGCTTTTATACATAAGTGTACCCGTGCTGATTATAGCTTACATTTATGCAAATCGTTTCACAGTGGCTGGGATGGGTGAGGATTTTGCCAAAAACCTTGGTCTTTCTTACAAATTCGTTGTGAATTTAGGTTTAGTGTTAGTAGCACTTATTTCAACGACAGTGGTGCTAACTGTTGGTGTGATTCCATTCCTTGGTTTAATCATTCCAAATATAATTTCGCTGTTCAAAGGGGATAACCTTGCTAAGACATTGCCTCATACAGCTTTACTAGGTATGTCGTTCTTATTATTCTGCGACATAATAGGGCGTGTGCTGATTTTCCCTTATGAAATTCCGATTAGTATGACGGTCGGCGTCATCGGAAGTGCGATCTTCCTATTTATGTTGTTTAGGGGGAAAGCATATGCGTAA
- a CDS encoding YkvI family membrane protein, whose protein sequence is MKKSLQIGGAYVGIIVGAGFASGQEIVLYFTSYGFHGIYGALIATFGFALVGMCIAQISSRLRTTSHKDLIYQISGNAVGLVMDYLLSLFLFGVAVIMFAGAGATFQQMFGLPVWLGSICMIVLTIATVMMNVKSIINIIAIATPYLLTIVSIIAVYSLATMDLTFVEQAVIAQQAQVSSKSWWVTALLYMSFNIGVCFSLLTVMCGSIRNEKVAGMGGIIGGILLGALILLINLSLLAKMNVIVGIDIPMLALANEIHPLVGLLMSISLLGMIYNTAVGMFYSFLVRFLKPSKPSFKVAAVFIGGLSFLASLAGFTTLVAKLYAVMGYVGFILVVLIIFAWLRGIRRIA, encoded by the coding sequence TTGAAAAAAAGTTTACAAATCGGTGGTGCCTATGTAGGAATTATCGTCGGTGCGGGATTTGCATCAGGACAGGAAATCGTACTATATTTTACGAGCTACGGCTTTCATGGAATTTATGGTGCACTTATCGCTACATTTGGATTTGCCTTAGTAGGAATGTGCATTGCTCAAATTAGCTCAAGGTTGCGTACGACATCGCACAAGGATTTAATTTATCAAATTTCAGGTAATGCTGTAGGTTTGGTGATGGATTATTTACTGTCGCTCTTCTTATTTGGTGTAGCGGTAATTATGTTTGCAGGAGCAGGTGCTACTTTTCAGCAAATGTTTGGACTACCAGTTTGGCTAGGAAGTATTTGTATGATTGTACTTACGATAGCGACAGTTATGATGAATGTGAAAAGCATCATAAACATTATTGCTATTGCCACACCCTATCTACTAACAATTGTATCAATAATAGCTGTCTATTCATTAGCTACGATGGATTTAACCTTTGTAGAACAAGCTGTTATCGCACAACAAGCACAAGTAAGTTCTAAAAGCTGGTGGGTTACGGCATTACTGTATATGTCTTTTAATATAGGTGTGTGTTTTTCGCTTTTAACTGTTATGTGTGGATCTATCCGCAATGAAAAAGTTGCAGGGATGGGAGGCATTATTGGCGGGATTTTGCTAGGAGCTTTAATTCTACTTATTAACCTTTCCCTTCTTGCAAAAATGAATGTCATCGTTGGTATTGATATACCGATGCTAGCCTTAGCAAATGAAATTCATCCTCTAGTCGGTCTACTAATGTCCATTTCCCTATTAGGGATGATTTATAATACAGCGGTGGGAATGTTCTATTCATTCTTGGTAAGATTTTTAAAACCTAGTAAGCCTAGTTTTAAAGTAGCTGCCGTTTTTATCGGAGGTTTGAGCTTTCTAGCAAGTCTTGCTGGTTTTACAACACTTGTAGCAAAGTTATATGCTGTAATGGGGTATGTCGGTTTTATATTGGTAGTTTTAATTATTTTTGCGTGGTTAAGAGGAATTCGACGAATAGCATAA